One window of Chloroflexus aggregans DSM 9485 genomic DNA carries:
- a CDS encoding LamG domain-containing protein yields the protein MQYRLGLIVLLCGLIISCSAGVNTPAPTQAQQPTTTATIGSATAALPPTGIPATTATTAPPTGSGYAIRFFGSSNDDRDRIKIPLGTIDSSGQLTTSRPVNVSGDLTIEFWMKAFAGDNTAPDCDGWYYGNIIIDRDVFWAGDYGDYGIAICANKLVVGFSVGSDDRLLKGNTIITDGAWHHIAVTRANSGQVRLFVDGQIDATMTGPSGRIDYRLNRPTDYPNSDPYLVFGAEKHNVTGSLHYNGLLDDVRISNVVRYTDPFSRPTAPHAIDANTIALYRFDEGSNTTIGDSTPGNQSPGELKPRPGGATQHRSTDTPFASSSVPLTPRAFIPMIIKS from the coding sequence GTGCAGTATCGGCTTGGCTTGATAGTTCTCCTCTGTGGGCTTATTATTAGCTGTAGCGCCGGAGTGAATACGCCGGCTCCTACGCAAGCCCAGCAGCCCACTACAACCGCCACTATCGGATCGGCAACCGCCGCTTTACCGCCGACCGGCATCCCCGCAACGACAGCGACAACCGCTCCCCCAACCGGCTCCGGCTATGCCATTCGTTTCTTTGGCAGTAGTAATGACGACCGTGACCGCATCAAGATACCGCTGGGAACCATCGATAGCAGTGGTCAGCTCACCACTTCTCGACCGGTCAATGTGAGCGGCGATCTGACGATTGAGTTCTGGATGAAAGCCTTCGCCGGCGATAATACCGCTCCTGATTGTGATGGATGGTACTACGGCAATATCATCATCGATCGTGATGTCTTTTGGGCAGGTGATTATGGTGACTACGGTATTGCCATTTGCGCGAACAAACTCGTGGTTGGATTTAGTGTTGGTAGCGATGATCGGCTGCTCAAAGGCAACACCATCATCACCGACGGAGCCTGGCATCATATCGCCGTTACCCGCGCCAATAGCGGACAAGTACGCTTGTTCGTTGATGGGCAGATCGATGCAACAATGACCGGACCAAGTGGACGGATCGATTACCGGCTCAATCGCCCCACCGATTATCCCAACAGTGATCCCTACCTTGTGTTTGGAGCCGAAAAACACAATGTAACCGGTAGCCTTCACTACAACGGCCTACTCGACGATGTCCGCATATCGAACGTGGTGCGTTACACCGACCCATTTAGCCGGCCCACAGCACCGCACGCCATCGATGCAAACACCATCGCGCTTTACCGCTTCGATGAAGGCAGTAATACGACAATCGGTGACAGCACACCAGGAAACCAAAGCCCCGGCGAATTGAAACCACGACCCGGAGGCGCTACACAACACCGGTCAACCGATACACCTTTCGCCAGCAGCAGCGTTCCCTTAACGCCGCGTGCCTTTATTCCGATGATTATAAAGTCATGA
- a CDS encoding NAD(P)/FAD-dependent oxidoreductase — MKVAIIGAGFAGLSAAYDLAGHGYAVTIYEAGEQVGGLASGFRDPMWEWPLERFYHHIFTTDHAIIALTNEIGLRDRLFFRSPVTAQWWRGRGYALDGVLPVLRFPGLPFIDRLRFGLTAFYLKYLTNNWQKLEQTTATVWIERFSGKNAAQVIWHPLLEGKFGPHADEVNMAWLWARLRARSFQLGYFVGGFQAFADALCAVCLRRGVQVVLRTPVKAVHQTAGGWQVLAGDHPPTDYDALLVTGSPGLLARLVPHLPSGYLGQLRRLRSMGAVVMTIALRQPLTNGIYWLNLPKDEFPFLALVEHTNFIEPSHYGGDNLIYCGDYLDPDHEYFRLTPEALLERFVPALRQINPAFQREWVRAYWLHREPYAQPIVPVNHSRNIPPIPTPLPGLYWASMSQVYPWDRGTNYAVELGRRAARIMREHLYPKPQAVPSGY, encoded by the coding sequence ATGAAGGTTGCGATCATCGGTGCGGGCTTTGCCGGTCTGAGCGCTGCCTATGACCTTGCCGGACACGGCTATGCGGTCACGATCTACGAAGCCGGCGAGCAGGTAGGAGGCTTAGCCAGCGGTTTTCGCGATCCGATGTGGGAATGGCCGCTTGAAAGGTTTTATCACCATATCTTCACCACCGATCACGCCATTATTGCCCTAACTAACGAGATCGGCCTGCGTGACCGGCTCTTCTTTCGCAGTCCGGTGACGGCTCAGTGGTGGCGAGGACGCGGTTATGCCCTCGATGGCGTGCTGCCGGTGTTACGGTTTCCCGGATTACCCTTCATCGACCGGTTACGGTTTGGGTTGACCGCGTTTTACCTCAAGTATCTTACAAACAATTGGCAGAAACTCGAACAAACCACCGCTACAGTCTGGATCGAGCGCTTTTCAGGCAAGAACGCAGCCCAAGTGATCTGGCATCCGTTACTCGAAGGGAAGTTCGGCCCTCACGCCGATGAGGTCAATATGGCGTGGCTCTGGGCACGACTTCGCGCACGGAGCTTTCAGTTGGGCTACTTTGTCGGCGGTTTTCAAGCATTCGCCGACGCATTATGTGCCGTATGCCTCCGTCGCGGCGTACAGGTTGTACTACGGACACCGGTGAAAGCCGTTCACCAAACTGCCGGCGGTTGGCAGGTACTGGCCGGTGATCATCCGCCAACCGACTATGATGCTCTGCTCGTTACCGGATCGCCAGGACTGTTGGCACGACTGGTTCCTCATCTCCCAAGCGGCTACCTCGGCCAATTACGCCGGTTGCGTTCGATGGGAGCAGTTGTGATGACCATCGCTCTGCGTCAACCACTTACCAACGGTATCTACTGGCTCAATCTACCGAAGGATGAATTCCCGTTTCTGGCGCTGGTTGAACATACGAACTTTATTGAACCGAGTCACTATGGCGGTGATAATCTGATTTACTGCGGTGATTATCTCGATCCCGACCACGAGTATTTTCGGCTCACCCCAGAAGCGTTGCTCGAACGCTTTGTGCCGGCACTACGCCAGATCAACCCCGCCTTCCAACGCGAATGGGTACGAGCCTATTGGCTACACCGCGAACCCTACGCTCAACCGATTGTGCCGGTTAACCATAGCCGCAACATTCCGCCCATCCCAACTCCCCTACCCGGCCTCTATTGGGCTAGCATGAGCCAGGTATATCCGTGGGATCGCGGCACCAACTACGCAGTCGAATTGGGCCGACGGGCGGCACGGATCATGCGCGAACACCTGTACCCTAAGCCACAGGCGGTACCATCAGGCTATTGA
- a CDS encoding lysylphosphatidylglycerol synthase transmembrane domain-containing protein, which yields MRNWKLWLGFIISIIFLGIALYGLDLVHFWEALREANYWWLIPGIVVYFATVWVRTWRWQSMLNHIAFVPLRSLFPIVVIGYMGNNVYPARAGEVLRSYVLRRNCGIAMSASLATVVLERLFDGLVMLLFVAITLPFAPLPNTFRTLVIGFSAMFIAALIGFIAVAAYPQRMSRLYTLAVDRFAPPFLRPRIHGLFDRFIIGLQSLRSPREVLVILITSTLIWLGETLKYWFVMHAFPFEVSFLVLMLMTAVVNLFTTIPSTPGYIGTFDAPGIAILTQFGVAHAIAAGYTLVLHVALWLPVTLLGAWYMLRQSLTWRDMDRAAALRSQTSPAANDEVITTQKVLP from the coding sequence GTGCGAAACTGGAAATTATGGCTCGGATTCATCATTAGTATCATATTCCTCGGTATCGCCCTCTACGGTCTCGATCTCGTCCATTTCTGGGAAGCACTGCGCGAGGCGAATTACTGGTGGCTGATACCGGGCATTGTCGTTTATTTTGCCACGGTCTGGGTGCGCACGTGGCGCTGGCAATCGATGCTCAATCACATTGCCTTTGTGCCGTTACGATCCCTCTTCCCAATTGTGGTTATCGGTTACATGGGGAATAACGTCTACCCTGCACGCGCCGGCGAAGTGCTGCGGAGCTATGTGCTGCGTCGCAACTGCGGTATCGCGATGAGTGCCTCGTTGGCGACCGTCGTGCTTGAACGATTGTTTGACGGTCTGGTGATGCTCTTGTTCGTCGCAATTACCCTTCCCTTCGCTCCTTTGCCGAACACATTCCGCACCCTCGTGATCGGGTTTAGTGCGATGTTTATCGCAGCATTAATCGGCTTCATTGCCGTCGCTGCTTATCCGCAACGCATGAGTCGGCTCTACACCTTAGCCGTTGATCGTTTTGCCCCGCCGTTTTTACGCCCACGTATTCACGGCCTCTTTGACCGGTTTATCATCGGCTTACAATCGCTGCGTAGCCCACGGGAGGTGCTGGTTATTCTGATCACCTCTACGTTGATCTGGTTAGGTGAAACGTTAAAATACTGGTTTGTGATGCATGCTTTTCCGTTTGAAGTGTCGTTCCTCGTCTTGATGCTCATGACGGCGGTGGTGAATCTCTTTACCACCATCCCCTCCACACCGGGATATATCGGTACGTTTGATGCACCCGGCATTGCGATTTTGACCCAATTCGGTGTTGCCCATGCAATCGCTGCCGGCTATACGCTGGTATTACACGTTGCGTTATGGTTGCCGGTTACCCTGCTCGGTGCGTGGTATATGCTGCGCCAAAGCCTGACGTGGCGCGATATGGATCGGGCGGCAGCGTTGCGATCCCAAACAAGCCCCGCGGCCAACGATGAAGTTATCACGACACAAAAGGTACTGCCATGA
- a CDS encoding phosphodiester glycosidase family protein → MLTNGIEFRRLDVPGSPVQVIRVDPTQVRFVVGYDPTAPRMLSAWAAQYSAVAAINGGFFDRAGEPVALLISNQQIIGQSYVEQGGMFAVDAEGRPHLWALAEQPYDGTVFEQAIQGWPLLVRSDGTAAYTDEDGQRARRSAIALDNQGRVLLIVAPAASFSLAEWSQFLATADLDLTIAVNLDGGSSSGLMAQSDRGNIRIDSFVPLPFALLVLPL, encoded by the coding sequence GTGCTGACAAACGGGATTGAATTCCGTCGCCTTGATGTACCGGGTTCACCCGTGCAGGTTATTCGCGTCGATCCGACGCAGGTACGGTTCGTGGTAGGCTACGATCCGACCGCGCCACGGATGCTGAGTGCGTGGGCTGCGCAATACAGTGCGGTCGCTGCAATTAACGGTGGTTTTTTTGACAGAGCTGGTGAGCCGGTCGCCTTGCTGATCAGTAATCAGCAGATCATCGGTCAAAGTTACGTCGAGCAGGGTGGAATGTTTGCGGTTGATGCAGAAGGGAGACCGCACTTATGGGCGTTGGCCGAACAACCCTACGACGGTACCGTTTTCGAGCAAGCAATTCAAGGATGGCCACTGTTGGTACGTTCGGATGGTACTGCTGCGTATACCGATGAAGATGGTCAACGCGCGCGTCGCAGTGCTATTGCGCTCGATAATCAAGGGCGTGTGCTGCTCATCGTTGCGCCTGCCGCCAGCTTCAGCCTTGCCGAATGGTCACAATTTTTAGCGACCGCCGATCTTGATCTTACCATCGCTGTTAATCTCGATGGTGGCTCATCGAGTGGATTGATGGCGCAGAGTGACCGCGGCAATATCCGGATCGACTCGTTTGTCCCTTTGCCCTTTGCCCTGCTGGTACTTCCCCTTTGA
- a CDS encoding flavin reductase family protein: MIDESLFRQTMSHFASGVTVVTTNYEGRLAGLTVSSFASLSLHPPLVLVCIDRSAASHDVIAAAGQFAVNILSEEQEYLSRRFAMHDGEKFAPHSFTLSPRGLPLLNGVLAQIECRLHSALPGGDHTIFTGEVVDARVFGGRPLLYYRSGYHQLG; encoded by the coding sequence ATGATCGACGAATCACTGTTTCGCCAAACAATGAGCCATTTTGCCTCAGGAGTGACGGTGGTCACCACGAATTACGAAGGTCGGTTGGCCGGACTAACGGTTAGTTCGTTTGCGTCGCTTTCCTTACATCCGCCACTCGTGCTTGTATGTATCGACCGTTCTGCCGCCAGCCACGATGTGATCGCCGCTGCCGGGCAGTTCGCGGTCAATATCCTGTCTGAAGAACAAGAATACCTCTCACGTCGCTTCGCCATGCACGATGGTGAAAAGTTTGCGCCACACAGTTTTACCCTCTCGCCGCGTGGCTTACCACTCCTCAATGGCGTGTTGGCCCAGATTGAGTGCCGCCTGCATAGTGCGTTGCCCGGTGGTGACCATACTATCTTTACCGGCGAAGTAGTAGATGCACGTGTGTTTGGAGGACGACCGCTCTTGTACTATCGGTCGGGGTACCACCAGTTGGGGTAG
- a CDS encoding acyl-CoA thioesterase has protein sequence MDDITLQNRPAKAAAEERMAEIILPHQTNGYGTMFGGDVMALMDKAAAIAALRFCRLPVVTASTERIDFRTPIGQGEIVEAFSRVIYVGRRSMVVRVHLFAEHPLIGDRRLCTTGYFSMVAINPDGGPSPTVPQLLLLDDEARAEHAIGAEIHAAIAARRNAGKR, from the coding sequence ATGGATGACATCACCCTGCAAAATCGTCCGGCTAAAGCTGCCGCCGAAGAGCGGATGGCCGAGATCATCTTGCCACATCAGACCAACGGTTACGGAACGATGTTTGGCGGTGACGTGATGGCACTGATGGATAAAGCTGCTGCTATCGCCGCCCTGCGCTTCTGCCGTTTGCCGGTTGTTACGGCTTCAACGGAACGGATCGATTTTCGCACACCTATTGGGCAAGGCGAAATCGTTGAAGCCTTCTCGCGAGTTATTTATGTCGGACGCAGATCAATGGTTGTGCGCGTTCACCTTTTCGCCGAACATCCGTTGATCGGCGACCGTCGCCTCTGTACAACCGGCTATTTCAGTATGGTTGCGATTAATCCCGACGGTGGCCCTTCGCCAACGGTGCCGCAACTCCTCTTACTTGACGATGAAGCCCGCGCCGAACACGCGATTGGAGCCGAGATACACGCTGCCATCGCTGCACGCCGTAATGCAGGAAAACGATGA
- a CDS encoding ABC transporter permease, translating to MAQAATETGIRPSALRHFWDRWSGILVPILAVFSALVVGAFIIGITGADWQAAYIGLWEGSFGSPRAIADTVVRSTPFIICGLCVALAFKAGLFNIGAEGQLYAGAVAAVVIGTTLQMPAIFHIPTALIAGALGGAAWAAIAGFLKARTGAHEVINTIMLNYIALRMTDWLIRSKTPYILGDPADTTGARSRLIVETARLPGIQVGSSTILHLGIPLALVLVFVVAWLLYRTTLGFEMRTAGTNPNAARYAGISVPRTIVLAMALAGGLAGIAGAIEVIGVRGALSADFFSGLGFDAIAVALLARANPVGIIFSGLLWGGLLTGARLMQVRASLSIDVIKIVQALIIMFVAADQIVRFIYRLPKRKPGEETQLSKGWGG from the coding sequence ATGGCGCAAGCAGCCACCGAAACAGGAATACGACCCTCGGCGCTCCGCCACTTTTGGGATCGCTGGTCGGGAATCCTAGTGCCGATCCTTGCTGTGTTTAGCGCGTTGGTGGTCGGCGCATTCATTATCGGAATTACCGGTGCGGACTGGCAAGCCGCCTATATTGGCCTCTGGGAAGGCTCGTTTGGCTCACCACGGGCCATCGCCGATACGGTTGTGCGTTCAACGCCGTTTATCATCTGTGGTTTGTGCGTAGCGTTAGCCTTCAAAGCCGGCTTGTTTAATATTGGTGCAGAAGGTCAACTCTACGCCGGGGCTGTTGCTGCGGTCGTGATCGGAACAACGTTGCAAATGCCGGCGATTTTTCACATTCCAACCGCGTTAATCGCCGGTGCGCTCGGCGGGGCAGCCTGGGCCGCTATTGCCGGTTTTCTCAAAGCTCGCACCGGGGCGCACGAGGTGATCAATACGATCATGCTCAACTACATTGCCCTGCGCATGACCGACTGGCTCATCCGTAGTAAGACACCCTACATTTTGGGCGATCCTGCCGATACGACCGGTGCCCGGTCACGGCTGATTGTCGAGACAGCTCGCTTGCCCGGTATTCAAGTTGGGAGTTCGACGATACTGCACCTCGGCATTCCGCTAGCACTCGTGCTTGTCTTTGTCGTCGCATGGCTGCTCTACCGCACGACGCTAGGTTTCGAGATGCGCACTGCCGGCACGAATCCGAATGCTGCCCGCTACGCCGGGATAAGCGTGCCACGCACCATCGTTTTGGCGATGGCGTTGGCCGGTGGGCTGGCCGGGATTGCCGGTGCAATTGAAGTGATCGGCGTTCGGGGGGCGCTGAGTGCTGATTTCTTTTCCGGCCTCGGCTTCGACGCGATTGCTGTAGCCCTTTTGGCCCGTGCTAATCCGGTTGGGATTATCTTTTCGGGGTTGCTGTGGGGCGGTTTGCTGACCGGTGCGCGCCTCATGCAGGTACGGGCTAGCCTGTCCATCGACGTGATCAAGATAGTGCAGGCGCTGATCATTATGTTCGTTGCCGCCGACCAGATTGTGCGGTTTATCTATCGGCTACCCAAACGCAAACCCGGCGAAGAGACGCAACTCTCGAAGGGATGGGGTGGGTAA
- a CDS encoding ABC transporter ATP-binding protein, producing MTQNGQERPVVLEARGITKRFPGVIANDNVSLKLHKGEVLALLGENGAGKSTLMNILYGLYHQDEGEIFVKGEPIRISNPHESIARGIGMVHQHFQLVPVMTVTENIILGNEVTNGPFLNRKQAAERIRTISAQYGLPVDPDALVADLDVGAQQRVEIIKALYRNADILILDEPTAVLTPQEADDLVRVMRTLTAQGASIIFITHKLREVLEVADRIIVLRNGKVVGETTPAQATEASLAAMMVGRDVILKVEKQPAHPGEPVLEVRDLHVRDDRRLLAVRGVNLEVRAGEILGIAGVQGNGQTELVAALTGLRPIEAGTVRIAGVDVTNATPRKISELGVAHIPEDRQRDGLVTSYPLTDNSVLELYYLPPFANGIVRNDQAINEHCTRLVVEFDVRTPSINVPASSLSGGNQQKLIVAREFTRPLKLLIAAQPTRGIDVGSIEFIHNQIVKKRDEGVAVLLVSAELDEILSLADRIAVMYHGQIVATVKNGELSREELGLLMAGATLDRSQPVVA from the coding sequence GTGACACAGAACGGCCAGGAACGACCAGTTGTACTGGAAGCTCGGGGGATTACCAAACGCTTTCCCGGTGTCATCGCTAATGATAATGTGTCGCTGAAGCTACACAAGGGCGAGGTATTGGCCTTGCTCGGCGAAAACGGCGCCGGTAAATCAACGCTCATGAATATTCTGTACGGGCTGTACCATCAAGACGAAGGCGAAATCTTTGTCAAGGGTGAACCGATCCGGATCAGTAATCCGCATGAATCGATTGCCCGTGGGATCGGAATGGTACACCAGCACTTCCAATTGGTACCGGTGATGACCGTAACCGAAAACATCATCCTCGGGAACGAAGTCACTAACGGCCCGTTCCTTAACCGCAAACAGGCTGCTGAACGCATTCGGACTATCTCCGCCCAGTATGGCCTCCCCGTTGACCCTGATGCTTTAGTTGCCGATCTTGATGTCGGGGCACAGCAGCGCGTTGAGATTATCAAGGCGCTTTATCGAAACGCCGATATTCTCATTCTCGATGAGCCAACTGCGGTGCTGACGCCGCAAGAGGCTGACGATCTCGTGCGGGTTATGCGCACACTGACGGCTCAAGGCGCTTCGATCATCTTTATTACGCACAAGTTGCGTGAAGTTCTTGAGGTTGCCGACCGGATTATCGTGCTGCGTAATGGGAAAGTGGTCGGTGAAACGACCCCGGCGCAGGCGACTGAAGCGAGTCTGGCCGCGATGATGGTCGGACGCGACGTTATTTTAAAAGTCGAGAAGCAGCCGGCTCACCCCGGCGAGCCGGTTCTCGAAGTCCGTGACTTGCATGTGCGTGATGACCGTCGTTTGTTGGCGGTACGTGGAGTCAATCTCGAAGTACGCGCAGGTGAGATTCTCGGAATCGCCGGCGTACAGGGCAACGGCCAAACCGAACTGGTTGCGGCACTCACCGGTCTGCGGCCAATTGAAGCCGGCACCGTTCGGATTGCCGGTGTTGATGTGACCAACGCTACACCACGTAAGATTAGCGAGTTAGGTGTGGCCCATATTCCCGAAGATCGTCAGCGCGATGGGTTAGTGACCTCGTACCCGCTGACCGATAACTCAGTTCTGGAATTGTACTATTTGCCGCCGTTTGCCAACGGGATTGTGCGCAACGATCAGGCTATTAACGAGCATTGCACACGCTTGGTTGTCGAGTTCGATGTGCGCACCCCGAGCATCAACGTACCGGCTAGTTCACTAAGCGGTGGTAACCAGCAGAAGCTGATTGTGGCCCGCGAGTTTACCCGTCCGCTGAAATTGCTGATCGCGGCTCAACCAACCCGTGGGATTGACGTCGGTTCGATAGAGTTTATCCATAATCAGATCGTGAAAAAGCGTGATGAGGGTGTCGCCGTCTTACTGGTATCTGCCGAACTCGATGAGATTTTGTCACTGGCCGACCGCATTGCCGTCATGTATCACGGCCAGATCGTCGCAACGGTGAAAAACGGCGAACTCTCACGCGAAGAACTTGGTCTGTTGATGGCCGGTGCGACACTCGATCGCTCGCAACCGGTTGTTGCCTAA